The Candidatus Dependentiae bacterium genome contains the following window.
CTTCATAATAATTTACTTTTTATTCAAGGTTATCTTGTTCACCTAAAGATTCAACTAACTCAGATATTTCCAATAAAATATCACGAATATGAACTCTTTGAGATGATGAAACATAACCGTTCTCTTTACTCCTATCGACTACATCGAGATCTGTTCGACCAAAGAGTGGATTTTCATAAATTTCAACACCTTGAGCCTCCATTGTCTCAAGCATCGCTAGCAAATCATCCATCGGATTCATTATAGACATATAAATTAACAATAAAAAAATATACCTCATATATATTCCTTTTCATTTTTTTGCATTTCAATCATCATAAACCAACCAATTCTATTCCATCCTAACAAGCAGGCAGCACAATAAGCTAACCAACGAAATACACCTAATTTATAAAACAATAAATCATGATTAGTGGCAGGAGCTTTTAACAATTGTAACGTTACCGGATACTTTTTGAGCATTTTCTTTATCTCTTTTGATGTATATGCCTTTGTTCCCGGACTTTCTTGATGATCAAATAAAATATCATCCCATTTGGCAAAAGGCCTACCTTTAAATAATCCTGCCAAAAGATAACGATAAAAAGCAAACAATGAATGTTTATTATATATCATCAATTTAATAGTGCCACCAGGCCTGGTTACACGAATTATTTCTGATAAACATTGCTCCATATCAGGTGAATGATGAATAACACCCCAAGAGTAGGTTAAATCAAACCGATTATCTTGATAGGGAATATGCTCGGCATCGGCAACTTTAACTTCTTTTGCTGATAATCCAAAAAGAGATAAACGTTTTTGCGTATTATAAATTGCCTCTTGTGTTAAATCAATACCATGTGCAACTGCACCTGATCTAACCCATTGCGTAAAATCAGTTCCCGCACCAATACCAACTTCCAACATCTCTTTGCCATGCCAGCGAGGAAATTGTGCAAATGAAAAAATTTCCGGCTCAATAGTATAACGATGCTGTTCAATTTCTTGGAAATAAGCTAACGTATATTTTTCTTTTAAAATATACTCAGTCCCACAACTAGCCTTATTCCAATAGGCTTTCACTTGACTTTTTAATTGCTCATCTTTCATTATTCTAATTCCTTTTTTATGCCTATAAACATTTGTTGTGCTATGCTATTTTACATACATAATCAAAGGATGTTATATGCATTTCACTAAACCAATCTTTTCTGGAGCATACCATATTCTTCAGGAAGTAAAAAAATATCGCCCTATCATTATGCAATTTTTTGTTTTTTCATTTGGCACACTGTTCACTCGTGGCATCTCGCTCATCTTCGCTCCCATCACTATGCATATGCTATCACCAACAGATTATGGTTTACTTGCACTAGCAAATAGTTTTATCAGCATATTATCAGCTTGTTTAGGCCTTGGTTTACGCCAAGCATTACCCTTATTTTACTTTGAATACAATCGACAACAAAAAATTGATTTGATTCATGACATTATATCTTTATATACGTTCATTTCGGTAACTATTGTATGCATCATACTCTGGCAACTTAACTTTGTAAATCAACTCATCTTTGCAAATGAATCCTCACATACATTGCTTATATTAAGCCTATTTATCTCTTTTATATATTTTTTTGTTGAGCTTTTTTATCAACTATTACAATATCGACAAAAAGCCTGGCTGCTGACTAAAATACAATCTTTAATTGCATTGCTCATAATTGTATGCAATCTTTTTTTTCTTTGTATTATGCAATGGGGATTAATAAGCATTTTATTAGGTCAAGCAATTGGTATGACCTGCGTAATAGCAATTGCTATCAGAACATATTATAAGTACCACATATATATGCCAA
Protein-coding sequences here:
- a CDS encoding methyltransferase domain-containing protein — its product is MKDEQLKSQVKAYWNKASCGTEYILKEKYTLAYFQEIEQHRYTIEPEIFSFAQFPRWHGKEMLEVGIGAGTDFTQWVRSGAVAHGIDLTQEAIYNTQKRLSLFGLSAKEVKVADAEHIPYQDNRFDLTYSWGVIHHSPDMEQCLSEIIRVTRPGGTIKLMIYNKHSLFAFYRYLLAGLFKGRPFAKWDDILFDHQESPGTKAYTSKEIKKMLKKYPVTLQLLKAPATNHDLLFYKLGVFRWLAYCAACLLGWNRIGWFMMIEMQKNEKEYI
- a CDS encoding oligosaccharide flippase family protein, which codes for MHFTKPIFSGAYHILQEVKKYRPIIMQFFVFSFGTLFTRGISLIFAPITMHMLSPTDYGLLALANSFISILSACLGLGLRQALPLFYFEYNRQQKIDLIHDIISLYTFISVTIVCIILWQLNFVNQLIFANESSHTLLILSLFISFIYFFVELFYQLLQYRQKAWLLTKIQSLIALLIIVCNLFFLCIMQWGLISILLGQAIGMTCVIAIAIRTYYKYHIYMPINAKRTIYTMNSYIWYGLPFIPSMLFGTLLASGDRWVLAHLSSMHNVGIYSLANTLTQLINMILLYAITGSYMPHLLNTFHTQKNRIFAIEQENKKIMWFCMCASFLILSIGFGCTKSILYWLIPLKFHEAINYMGLLLIGSVFYLGTHFLNCLIQYHKKSRFLGFVLILPASLNIVLNILLVPYFSIYGCVIATLISYVMYFLITLLYNKKLCLYSNLTMHK